The proteins below are encoded in one region of Microbacterium pygmaeum:
- the rpsB gene encoding 30S ribosomal protein S2: MAVVTIRQLLDSGVHFGHQTRRWNPKVKRFILTERSGIHIIDLQQSLTYIDKAYEFVKETVAHGGTILFVGTKKQAQEILAEQATRVGQPYVNQRWLGGLLTNFQTISKRLARMKELEELDYEVPANSGFTKKELLLKKRELDKLHKSLGGIRNMTKTPSAIWVVDAKREHLAVNEATKLGIPVIGILDTNADPDEFQYPIPGNDDAIRSVGLLTRIIADAAAEGLIQRHNPTDESAEAAEPLADWERELLESGAPAQSSAETEKVADEAIAATDLAEAVEAEQAVEGESATETAADAAGAELHDEAIADAAGQGVEAVEAAEAADAK; this comes from the coding sequence ATGGCCGTCGTCACCATTCGCCAGCTGCTGGACAGCGGCGTGCACTTCGGACACCAGACCCGCCGGTGGAACCCGAAAGTCAAGCGCTTCATCCTCACCGAGCGCAGCGGCATCCATATCATCGACCTGCAGCAGTCGCTGACGTACATCGACAAGGCGTACGAGTTCGTCAAGGAGACCGTCGCCCACGGCGGCACGATCCTCTTCGTCGGCACCAAGAAGCAGGCGCAGGAGATCCTCGCGGAGCAGGCCACGCGCGTCGGCCAGCCCTACGTCAACCAGCGCTGGCTCGGTGGTCTGCTGACCAACTTCCAGACCATCTCCAAGCGCCTCGCCCGGATGAAGGAGCTCGAGGAGCTCGACTACGAGGTCCCCGCGAACAGCGGCTTCACCAAGAAGGAGCTCCTGCTCAAGAAGCGCGAGCTCGACAAGCTGCACAAGTCGCTCGGCGGCATCCGCAACATGACCAAGACGCCGTCGGCGATCTGGGTCGTCGACGCCAAGCGCGAGCACCTGGCCGTCAACGAGGCCACGAAGCTCGGCATCCCGGTCATCGGCATCCTCGACACGAACGCCGACCCGGACGAGTTCCAGTACCCGATCCCCGGCAATGACGACGCGATCCGCTCCGTCGGCCTGCTGACGCGCATCATCGCCGACGCGGCCGCCGAGGGCCTCATCCAGCGTCACAACCCGACCGACGAGTCGGCTGAGGCAGCCGAGCCGCTGGCCGACTGGGAGCGCGAGCTTCTGGAGTCGGGTGCGCCGGCTCAGTCCTCCGCCGAGACCGAGAAGGTCGCCGACGAGGCGATCGCCGCGACCGACCTGGCCGAGGCCGTCGAGGCGGAGCAGGCCGTCGAGGGCGAGTCCGCCACCGAGACTGCGGCGGATGCCGCGGGCGCCGAACTGCACGACGAGGCCATCGCGGATGCCGCGGGCCAGGGCGTCGAGGCAGTTGAGGCCGCCGAGGCCGCTGACGCAAAGTAA
- a CDS encoding aggregation-promoting factor C-terminal-like domain-containing protein, with the protein MTSGNEMTPAPWTPRTDLAIPAKTAPRPVAPAPRWSRRRHVLGVFAAVAAVGFVAAYIGPTGVALSQAQAQERPAISLYTSTLRDTQSFVSAETAGEVAALQLDRGTYEVYVTPTPTPTPTPTLAQTEESGSESSSWAPPFITPDPGTAQAIAYEMVLARGWGDGEFACLVALWNRESGWRVNAYNAGSGAYGIPQALPGNKMASAGGDWETNPATQISWGLGYIGGRYGSPCGAWGHSESVGWY; encoded by the coding sequence GTGACTTCCGGCAACGAGATGACACCCGCCCCGTGGACACCACGGACGGATCTCGCGATCCCGGCGAAGACCGCCCCCCGCCCGGTCGCACCCGCCCCTCGTTGGTCGCGCCGGCGCCACGTGCTCGGCGTCTTCGCGGCCGTTGCGGCCGTGGGGTTCGTTGCGGCCTACATCGGACCGACCGGCGTCGCGCTCTCCCAAGCGCAGGCTCAGGAGCGGCCGGCGATCTCGCTGTACACGAGCACGCTCAGGGACACGCAGAGCTTCGTCTCGGCCGAGACAGCGGGCGAGGTCGCCGCCCTCCAGCTGGATCGCGGCACCTACGAGGTGTACGTCACCCCGACTCCGACCCCCACGCCGACTCCGACGCTCGCCCAGACGGAGGAGTCGGGTTCCGAATCCTCGTCCTGGGCTCCGCCGTTCATCACACCCGATCCGGGCACCGCGCAGGCGATCGCCTACGAGATGGTCCTCGCGCGCGGGTGGGGAGACGGCGAGTTCGCGTGCCTCGTTGCGCTCTGGAACCGCGAGTCCGGCTGGCGCGTGAACGCGTACAACGCCGGCAGCGGCGCGTACGGCATCCCCCAGGCTCTCCCCGGAAACAAGATGGCGTCGGCCGGGGGCGACTGGGAGACCAACCCGGCGACCCAGATCTCCTGGGGCCTGGGCTACATCGGCGGTCGCTACGGCAGCCCGTGCGGCGCGTGGGGGCATTCCGAGAGCGTCGGCTGGTACTGA
- the pyrH gene encoding UMP kinase, which yields MIDEATGTRRVLLKLSGEAFGGGQLGVNPDIVSQIAREIAEAVDRVEIAVVVGGGNFFRGAELSQRGMDRGRADYMGMLGTVMNALALQDFLEQAGAATRVQSAISMTQVAEPYIPRRAERHMEKGRVVIFGAGAGLPYFSTDTVAAQRALEIGAQEVLVAKNGVDGVYTADPHKDPTATKIDRITYLDALQRGLKVVDSTAFSLCMDNAMDMRVFGMEPAGNVTRALLGEPIGTLVTA from the coding sequence GTGATCGATGAGGCGACAGGTACCAGACGGGTGCTCCTGAAGCTCTCCGGCGAAGCATTCGGAGGCGGTCAGCTCGGAGTGAACCCCGACATCGTCAGCCAGATCGCCCGGGAGATCGCCGAGGCGGTCGACCGGGTCGAGATCGCCGTGGTGGTCGGCGGCGGCAACTTCTTCCGCGGTGCGGAACTGAGCCAGCGGGGCATGGACCGCGGCCGCGCCGATTACATGGGCATGCTCGGCACCGTGATGAACGCCCTCGCACTCCAGGACTTCCTCGAGCAGGCCGGTGCGGCCACGCGAGTGCAGTCCGCGATCTCGATGACGCAGGTCGCCGAGCCGTACATCCCGCGGCGGGCCGAGCGGCACATGGAGAAAGGTCGCGTGGTCATCTTCGGGGCCGGCGCGGGGCTCCCGTACTTCTCCACCGACACGGTCGCCGCACAGCGTGCCCTCGAGATCGGCGCGCAGGAGGTGCTCGTCGCCAAGAACGGAGTGGACGGCGTGTACACGGCCGACCCGCACAAGGATCCGACGGCGACCAAGATCGACCGCATCACGTATCTCGACGCCCTCCAGCGCGGACTCAAAGTCGTCGACTCGACGGCGTTCAGCCTGTGCATGGACAACGCCATGGACATGCGCGTGTTCGGCATGGAGCCGGCCGGCAACGTCACGCGCGCACTGTTGGGCGAGCCCATCGGCACGCTCGTCACCGCCTGA
- the frr gene encoding ribosome recycling factor, whose translation MIADVLAEAGTRMDRAVEAAKDDFATVRTGRANPQLFQKTLVDYYGTPTPLAQLASLANLEARTLLITPYDKSALKAIEQAVRDMPNLGANPTNDGNVVRVTLPDLTEERRREFVKLVRSKGEDAKVHVRGIRRKSKDDLDELKSEFGEDELTRAEKELDAITRAHVDAIDDALKRKEAELLEV comes from the coding sequence ATGATCGCGGACGTCTTGGCCGAGGCCGGAACGCGCATGGATCGAGCTGTGGAGGCGGCCAAGGACGACTTCGCCACCGTTCGCACGGGTCGCGCCAACCCGCAGCTGTTCCAGAAGACGCTCGTGGACTACTACGGGACTCCGACGCCGCTCGCGCAGCTCGCGTCGCTGGCCAACCTCGAGGCGCGGACGCTTCTGATCACGCCGTACGACAAGTCGGCGCTGAAGGCGATCGAGCAGGCCGTCCGCGACATGCCGAACCTCGGTGCCAACCCGACGAACGACGGGAACGTCGTCCGCGTGACCCTGCCAGATCTCACCGAGGAGCGCCGGCGCGAGTTCGTCAAACTCGTGCGGTCCAAGGGCGAGGACGCGAAAGTGCACGTGCGCGGAATCCGCCGCAAGTCGAAGGACGATCTCGATGAGCTCAAGAGCGAGTTCGGCGAGGACGAGCTGACTCGCGCGGAGAAAGAGCTGGACGCGATCACGCGGGCTCACGTCGACGCGATCGACGACGCGCTCAAGCGCAAAGAGGCAGAACTCCTCGAGGTCTGA
- the tsf gene encoding translation elongation factor Ts — MANFTIADIKALREQLGTGMVDTKKALEEADGDVEKAVEILRLKGAKGNAKRADRSTSEGLVTAREGEGKVTLIELACETDFVAKNDRFIALADKVADAASAAGSDSAEAALAAPAGDQTVDQLISDEAAIIGEKVELRRVRTLTGDKFEVYLHKTSKDLPPQVGVVLAYTGDDAETARSLAQHISFANPTYLSRDEVPEAEVDKEREIVTEISRGEGKPEAALPKIVEGRVNAFFKQVALLDQDYARDNKLSVAQVAKNAGLTLTGFARFKVGA; from the coding sequence ATGGCAAACTTCACGATCGCCGACATCAAGGCGCTGCGCGAGCAGCTGGGCACCGGCATGGTCGACACCAAGAAGGCACTCGAAGAGGCTGACGGAGACGTCGAGAAGGCCGTCGAGATCCTGCGCCTGAAGGGCGCGAAGGGCAACGCCAAGCGCGCCGACCGCTCCACCAGCGAGGGACTGGTCACCGCCCGCGAGGGCGAGGGCAAGGTCACGCTGATCGAGCTGGCGTGCGAGACCGACTTCGTCGCCAAGAACGACCGCTTCATCGCGCTGGCCGATAAGGTCGCCGACGCTGCGAGCGCGGCCGGCTCCGACTCGGCGGAGGCCGCACTGGCCGCTCCGGCCGGCGACCAGACGGTCGACCAGCTGATCTCCGACGAGGCGGCCATCATCGGCGAAAAGGTCGAACTGCGCCGCGTGCGCACGCTGACCGGCGACAAGTTCGAGGTGTACCTGCACAAGACCAGCAAAGACCTGCCCCCGCAGGTCGGCGTGGTTCTGGCCTACACCGGAGACGACGCCGAAACGGCGCGCTCGCTCGCCCAGCACATCTCGTTCGCGAACCCGACGTACCTGTCGCGCGACGAGGTGCCCGAGGCCGAGGTCGACAAGGAGCGTGAGATCGTCACGGAGATCTCCCGCGGCGAGGGCAAGCCCGAGGCCGCACTGCCGAAGATCGTCGAAGGCCGCGTCAACGCGTTCTTCAAGCAGGTCGCCCTGCTCGATCAGGACTACGCGCGCGACAACAAGCTTTCGGTGGCGCAGGTGGCCAAGAACGCCGGACTCACTCTGACCGGTTTCGCCCGGTTCAAGGTCGGCGCGTAA
- a CDS encoding DivIVA domain-containing protein, with protein sequence MTTDTTHTPDTPAITFAETRGAVKGYEKKAVDAFLARARGAFEYGGEPMTSAEVRQVAFPLVRRGYSIGAVDAALGRIEDAFAARERELAVTSGGVHAWVGQTRETAQAVLDRLSRPKGQRFDVVSALRYGYRIDEVDMVSDKLARYLETGESISVEQVRSVAFRMQRGGYRESQVDAVLDAVIEVMLAVK encoded by the coding sequence ATGACGACGGACACGACGCACACCCCCGATACCCCCGCGATCACCTTCGCCGAGACCCGCGGCGCCGTGAAGGGATACGAGAAGAAGGCGGTGGACGCCTTCCTGGCCCGTGCGCGCGGCGCCTTCGAGTACGGGGGAGAGCCGATGACCTCCGCGGAGGTGCGCCAAGTGGCCTTCCCGCTGGTCCGACGCGGATACAGCATCGGTGCAGTGGATGCTGCGCTGGGGCGCATCGAGGATGCCTTCGCAGCGCGCGAGCGGGAACTCGCGGTGACCTCGGGCGGCGTGCACGCGTGGGTCGGACAGACCCGTGAGACGGCACAGGCCGTGCTGGATCGGCTGTCGCGCCCCAAAGGCCAGCGGTTCGACGTGGTCAGCGCACTGCGCTACGGCTATCGCATCGACGAGGTCGACATGGTCTCGGACAAGCTGGCGCGCTACCTCGAGACGGGCGAGTCCATCTCGGTGGAGCAGGTGCGCTCGGTCGCGTTCCGGATGCAGCGCGGCGGCTATCGCGAGTCCCAGGTCGACGCAGTGCTGGACGCCGTGATCGAGGTCATGCTCGCAGTCAAGTGA
- a CDS encoding murein hydrolase activator EnvC family protein, protein MMFDHPIPARAALVALLVALLAALAPAGPPARADDSVALTDLGWVWPLDRMRIVAPFVAPAHQYEPGHRGIDIRPLDDGEVSLRSPADGIIAFAGRVADRSVVTIDHGGGLVTTLEPAEAIAAVGSEVRRGDLVATGSIGGHAAPGAVHFGVRSDGRYINPMLLLGGVPRAVLLPCCEALQS, encoded by the coding sequence ATGATGTTCGATCATCCGATTCCGGCGCGGGCCGCACTGGTCGCGCTGCTGGTCGCGCTGCTGGCGGCACTCGCGCCTGCTGGACCGCCCGCACGCGCCGACGACTCCGTCGCGCTGACCGACCTCGGCTGGGTGTGGCCGCTGGATCGGATGCGGATCGTCGCCCCCTTCGTCGCGCCCGCTCACCAGTACGAACCCGGTCACCGGGGCATCGACATCCGGCCGTTGGATGACGGCGAGGTCAGTCTTCGATCACCCGCGGATGGCATCATCGCGTTCGCAGGTCGGGTCGCCGATCGCAGCGTGGTCACGATCGATCACGGCGGGGGCCTGGTGACGACGCTGGAACCCGCGGAGGCGATCGCGGCCGTCGGGTCGGAGGTGCGCCGCGGTGACCTCGTGGCCACGGGCTCGATCGGCGGGCACGCCGCCCCAGGGGCCGTGCACTTCGGCGTCCGTTCGGACGGCCGGTACATCAACCCGATGCTGCTGCTGGGCGGTGTGCCTCGAGCCGTCCTCCTGCCGTGCTGCGAGGCCCTTCAGTCCTGA
- a CDS encoding phosphatidate cytidylyltransferase, with translation MTDSSGEQPAHDAPSDPPLTRRSHVRAARSEFENQVAHARAEFEEANERIKERTGRDLIVATLLGLALGAVLIVSLIFLKWLFLVFALAATVLGTFEFSRALISAGRKVDVVPQLVVGSALVLSGYFVELWLHWVAVFVAVAVVVVWRLIGQMFAKDGRTYGAVLGDVLIGGLIQLYVPFLASLCVILLRQDGGEWWVLAFIVIVVAADTGAYAAGLTFGKHPMAPRISPKKTWEGFAGAALAALTAGVLLALFMLELPWWTGLVLGAVILGTATAGDLGESMIKRDLGIKDMSSWLPGHGGVLDRLDSILPSAMAALALYYLFHPLAA, from the coding sequence ATGACCGACTCCTCCGGCGAACAGCCGGCACACGACGCACCGTCGGACCCGCCGCTGACCCGGCGGTCCCACGTCCGTGCTGCGCGCAGTGAGTTCGAGAACCAGGTGGCGCACGCGCGCGCCGAGTTCGAGGAGGCCAACGAGCGGATCAAGGAGCGCACCGGTCGCGACCTGATCGTCGCGACCCTGCTCGGCCTTGCGCTCGGGGCGGTGCTGATCGTGTCGCTGATCTTCCTGAAGTGGCTGTTCCTCGTCTTCGCCCTCGCCGCCACAGTGCTGGGGACGTTCGAGTTCAGTCGCGCGCTGATCAGCGCGGGCCGCAAGGTCGATGTCGTCCCGCAGCTCGTGGTCGGCTCGGCGCTCGTGCTCTCCGGCTACTTCGTCGAACTGTGGCTGCACTGGGTCGCCGTGTTCGTCGCGGTTGCGGTGGTGGTGGTCTGGCGACTGATCGGCCAGATGTTCGCGAAGGACGGCCGGACGTACGGCGCCGTGCTGGGCGATGTGCTCATCGGGGGCCTCATCCAGCTCTACGTCCCGTTCCTGGCCAGCCTGTGCGTGATCCTGCTGCGTCAGGACGGCGGCGAATGGTGGGTCCTCGCGTTCATCGTGATCGTCGTCGCCGCCGACACGGGTGCGTACGCGGCTGGGCTCACCTTCGGCAAGCACCCGATGGCGCCTCGCATCAGTCCCAAGAAGACCTGGGAGGGTTTCGCCGGCGCAGCGCTGGCCGCCCTCACCGCCGGTGTCCTGCTGGCGCTGTTCATGCTGGAGCTGCCCTGGTGGACCGGACTGGTCCTCGGCGCGGTGATCCTCGGCACGGCCACCGCGGGCGATCTGGGTGAATCCATGATCAAGCGCGACCTCGGCATCAAGGACATGAGCTCGTGGCTGCCTGGACACGGCGGCGTGCTGGACCGCCTCGATTCCATCCTCCCCTCTGCAATGGCGGCGCTCGCGCTGTACTACCTCTTCCACCCTCTGGCGGCATGA
- a CDS encoding DUF3060 domain-containing protein: MSSFRRSARSVLATASLTATALALAGCLTVNIPASGPADEAISPVPFPSLTDDGRTRLPDDATQDCAGQPVTIAAEAGAADLTGDCPSVTVNGADRHVDLSGAAVGELILRGDRIEVDAGVLGTLEIGGQDNEVTASTIGGVSIRGDRNEVSATGQIGSVMISGNDNDVDAQLVGSVEVSGGGNEVGQD, from the coding sequence ATGAGCAGCTTCCGACGCAGCGCCAGGTCGGTCCTCGCGACGGCCTCGTTGACCGCCACCGCCCTGGCACTGGCGGGATGCCTGACCGTCAACATCCCGGCATCCGGGCCTGCCGATGAGGCGATCTCGCCGGTGCCCTTCCCGTCCCTCACCGACGATGGTCGCACCCGGCTGCCCGATGACGCGACGCAGGACTGCGCCGGGCAGCCGGTCACGATCGCGGCCGAAGCAGGGGCGGCCGACCTGACCGGCGACTGCCCGTCCGTCACCGTGAACGGCGCCGACCGGCACGTCGACCTGTCGGGCGCCGCGGTCGGCGAACTCATCCTCCGCGGGGATCGGATCGAGGTCGACGCCGGCGTGCTGGGCACGCTCGAGATCGGCGGACAGGACAACGAGGTCACGGCGAGCACGATCGGCGGCGTGTCGATCCGCGGCGACCGCAACGAGGTCTCGGCCACCGGCCAGATCGGCTCGGTGATGATCAGTGGCAACGACAACGACGTCGACGCGCAACTGGTCGGTTCCGTCGAGGTCAGCGGCGGGGGCAACGAGGTCGGTCAGGACTGA